AAGGATGCAGAGGTATTTGGTTTTAAGGGGAACTTAACACTTTCTCCTGATAGATACAAAATTCCCAAAAAATATCCAACGTGGTGGTGAAAGTATTCTGGGAATGGATTAAAAAACATCCTCCTTTCCTTTATATCAACCTGTATGGCTGGGCTGCCTGTGAGAAAGGTAAAGAGCCATTTGAGGGAGCGATAAGGCCTGACATATCAATCTATAAAAGATGGGGTAATGATAGTAAAGTGTTAGAGTGTGATAGGTGTTTAATAGAGAAAGTAGACCCTCTATCCAGATACGATAGGATAGCAGAGTTTGGTGTGAGTTATGCAGAGGAGTCAGACAGTTTACCTGCACTCCTCCCGAAAAGATATGGTACAATTGCTTATGTTTATGAGCCGAATATGAGGACAGGACCGGATGGCTGTATGGAAAAAGGGGTTAAGGTTTTAAATGCACTTATAGAACCATTTATGTGAAAGGAAAAAAATGGAAATAGTAAGGCAGGCGAGCAGAGGTGATATAGATAGGGTAATAGAGGTACTGGATAAGGCATTTAACAGGAATATTGTTGGAGATAGGGAAGTATATGAAAAGAAATACAGAGAGATAGAAAAAGGTATGGATAACTGGTTGGTTTTAGAGGCGGATGGTAAGGTAATAGGAGCAGTTAGGATAATTAAGCACTGGATGAGGATAGGTAAGAGCAAGATATTAAAAGGAGATGTAGGTGAGGTATCAATACTGCCTGAATGTCAGGGTAAGGGATACGGACATAAGTTGATGGAAGGGACAGTAAGATGGATGGTAGAGAATAATTATGACATCTCACGGCTGGGTGGTTTATGTAAATTTTATAAAAGGTTTGGTTATATAAGATTTCCGAGGAGGTATATAGAGATAGAAATAGGGAGGAAAGCAGGAGCAGGAGCATCTATGGTAGAGGAGGGAGAAGTTATGATAGAAGAAGAGATGTTAAAGAAGATAGATACATTCAGAGCAGGAGATGAGGGTAAATGTATTAAATTAAGGGATGAGTTTAATTCCAGATATAATGGTTCACTTATAGAAGAAAGTTTTGGCATTTCTCCATTGTTTTATGTTTTCAGAGAAGATGGAGATGTTTCAGGTTACATAGGTGGAACAAGATACGAGAAAGAATACAGTGAGTTTGAGGCAAGGATAACTATCTATCAAATTGCATACAGAATAGATAAGCCCTATGTAATCCAGAGTTTGATAAAGTATATAAACAACCTTGCATATAGGGAAGGGATAAATCGTATCACATTGCGTATACCTTTTGACCCTGAAATAATAAATGCTATTAAAGAGATACCTGTAAGGTTCAGGTTAGTGGAGACATATGGAGGGATATCAGGTAATATGCTACAGGTTATTAATATGGAATCATTATTCAGAAGGTTGGTTCCAGAGTTAGAGGCGAGATTAGAGAGGTCAGTTATGGGGTTATACACAGGAGTAATAAGAATTAGTATAGAGAAGGGCAATGTAATACTGGATATCAAGAGAGGTAAGATAGATGTAGTAAGTAATGCGAAGGCAGATACAGAGATAGAGATAAAAGAATTTTATTTATTGCAGTTATTACTTGGTCTTCTGTCTTTTTCCGAGGTAGAGGTAATTTTAGAGAAGAAGACAGGAGTTAAAGCGAATGAGAGGGATTTATTGAACATCCTTTTCCCGAGGTGTCCTGTTTTTTCTGGTAATTGGGGATAGAGTAATCTTTCCCTCGCCCTTGAGTGAAGAGGGTGAAGAGTATGAAGAGAGAGGAGAGAGTATGGGTGAAAAATATCATATCCCTGAAAAGATGTATTTCCCATTTGTATTGGGTAATGGGATTGATTCAGTTATGGTTGACTATTCAGGTAGTATGCACTGTGATTCAGGACACCTTCATTTAGAACA
The DNA window shown above is from bacterium and carries:
- a CDS encoding GNAT family N-acetyltransferase, with protein sequence MEIVRQASRGDIDRVIEVLDKAFNRNIVGDREVYEKKYREIEKGMDNWLVLEADGKVIGAVRIIKHWMRIGKSKILKGDVGEVSILPECQGKGYGHKLMEGTVRWMVENNYDISRLGGLCKFYKRFGYIRFPRRYIEIEIGRKAGAGASMVEEGEVMIEEEMLKKIDTFRAGDEGKCIKLRDEFNSRYNGSLIEESFGISPLFYVFREDGDVSGYIGGTRYEKEYSEFEARITIYQIAYRIDKPYVIQSLIKYINNLAYREGINRITLRIPFDPEIINAIKEIPVRFRLVETYGGISGNMLQVINMESLFRRLVPELEARLERSVMGLYTGVIRISIEKGNVILDIKRGKIDVVSNAKADTEIEIKEFYLLQLLLGLLSFSEVEVILEKKTGVKANERDLLNILFPRCPVFSGNWG